The Parambassis ranga chromosome 19, fParRan2.1, whole genome shotgun sequence genome contains a region encoding:
- the LOC114452396 gene encoding galanin receptor type 2 encodes MNLSSLNFSVWKTEQVVISLGFSLIFLLGTVGNSLVLAVLFRNGQMNTKTTNLFIFNLGIADLCFIVFCVPFQATIYTMDEWVFGPVVCKVVHFIIFLTMYASIFTLTAVSLDRYLAICYPLRSREMRTPKNALTSIGLVWALALLFSAPYLSYFAQMDLDGTVVCIPVWESKPRIIMDVCTFFLGYLIPVLVLSLTYARTIRYLWTSVDPVKDMSESRRSKKKVTKLIIIVAALFCLCWLPHHLVILCMWFGSFPLNHATYVLRILSHLGAYTNSCLNPIVYALVSKHFRKGFRNVFSCLQKRKEVNKVHVVQAVNTGSSVEMSN; translated from the exons ATGAATCTGTCTTCGCTCAACTTCTCCGTGTGGAAAACGGAGCAGGTGGTCATTTCTTTGGGCTTTTCTCTGATTTTCCTGCTCGGCACCGTGGGGAACTCTCTGGTACTCGCGGTTTTGTTTCGGAACGGACAGATGAACACCAAAACCACAAACCTGTTCATCTTTAACCTGGGAATAGCGGACTTGTGCTTCATTGTGTTCTGCGTGCCCTTTCAAGCGACCATCTACACTATGGATGAGTGGGTGTTCGGTCCGGTGGTGTGCAAGGTCGTGCACTTCATCATTTTCCTAACCATGTACGCCAGCATCTTCACCCTGACAGCTGTTTCCCTGGACAG ATATCTAGCCATCTGCTACCCACTCCGCTCCAGAGAGATGAGGACGCCAAAGAACGCCCTCACATCCATCGGCCTGGTTTGGGCACTGGCCCTGCTTTTCTCTGCTCCGTACCTCAGCTACTTCGCTCAGATGGACCTGGATGGCACTGTGGTATGCATTCCTGTCTGGGAGTCCAAACCTCGCATCATAATGGACGTCTGCACCTTCTTCTTAGGCTACCTCATCCCCGTCCTGGTGCTCAGCCTCACCTATGCTCGAACCATCCGATACCTGTGGACCAGCGTGGACCCTGTGAAGGACATGTCCGAGTCAAGGCGCTCCAAAAAGAAAGTCACCAAGTTGATCATTATCGTAGCTGCTCTCTTCTGCCTCTGCTGGCTTCCCCATCACCTGGTCATCCTGTGCATGTGGTTTGGAAGCTTCCCACTTAACCACGCCACCTACGTCCTCCGCATCCTCTCCCACCTGGGGGCTTACACCAACTCCTGCCTCAACCCTATCGTCTACGCTCTTGTCTCTAAGCATTTCCGCAAAGGTTTCAGGAATGTGTTCAGCTGCTTGCAAAAGAGGAAGGAGGTCAACAAGGTGCACGTGGTTCAGGCGGTCAACACAGGTAGCAGCGTGGAGATGTCCAACTAG